A window of the Sporomusaceae bacterium genome harbors these coding sequences:
- a CDS encoding 3-isopropylmalate dehydratase large subunit: MGKTLAEKILARCAGLPEVNPGDIINAKVDCAMGDDALGPWFIDAEMKELGIRVWDPGKTVIISDHLAPSGTIHQAETVAFTARWAKEYNVDNYFEGVGPCHQILAENGFDLPGTLLVGTDSHTCTAGAFGCFGTGIGSTELLGVLATGEIWLRVPESLLVSWEGQLPQGVMAKDLILRTIKDVGHAGATYLAMEFSGSVIQRLPMDERMCISNMAVEAGAKAGLIAADRITEEYLARIGNTKPYYIFASDADANYLAKLAYRAEDLVPQVACPHAVDNVADIDKVAGTPMQRAYIGSCTGGRMTDLMAAAEILKGKKVSRECKLLVSPSSQEIWKQASSMGILNILVEAGATILAPTCGACVGLHSGVIAAGQSCVSTTNRNFKGRMGSNDSFVYLASAATVAASAIEGKLADPRAYRKEGRT, from the coding sequence ATGGGAAAAACATTAGCGGAAAAGATACTCGCACGGTGCGCCGGACTGCCTGAGGTCAATCCGGGCGATATAATTAACGCCAAGGTCGATTGCGCCATGGGCGACGACGCCTTGGGCCCATGGTTTATCGACGCCGAGATGAAGGAGCTGGGCATACGGGTATGGGATCCCGGAAAAACGGTCATTATCAGCGATCATTTGGCCCCGTCCGGCACTATCCATCAGGCGGAAACCGTGGCTTTCACCGCCCGCTGGGCCAAAGAATATAATGTCGACAACTATTTTGAGGGTGTCGGGCCCTGCCATCAGATTTTGGCGGAGAACGGTTTTGATCTGCCTGGCACGCTATTGGTGGGAACGGATTCCCATACCTGTACCGCCGGCGCGTTTGGCTGCTTTGGCACCGGCATAGGCTCTACCGAGCTGCTCGGCGTGCTGGCGACCGGTGAAATTTGGCTGCGGGTGCCTGAATCGCTCCTTGTCTCATGGGAAGGCCAGCTGCCCCAAGGGGTCATGGCCAAGGATCTGATTCTGCGCACAATCAAGGATGTGGGCCACGCCGGCGCGACTTATCTGGCGATGGAGTTCAGCGGCAGCGTCATTCAAAGATTGCCCATGGACGAGAGAATGTGTATTTCCAACATGGCCGTCGAGGCAGGGGCCAAAGCGGGCCTGATCGCCGCCGACAGGATCACCGAGGAATATCTAGCCCGAATCGGCAACACAAAACCCTACTACATTTTTGCTAGCGATGCGGACGCCAACTACTTGGCGAAGCTCGCTTACCGAGCAGAGGATTTGGTGCCCCAGGTAGCCTGTCCGCATGCCGTAGATAATGTCGCTGATATCGATAAGGTCGCGGGCACGCCGATGCAGCGGGCCTACATCGGCTCCTGCACAGGAGGCAGGATGACCGATCTTATGGCGGCAGCCGAAATTCTCAAAGGGAAAAAGGTATCGCGCGAGTGCAAACTGCTGGTTTCGCCCAGTTCGCAGGAAATCTGGAAACAGGCGAGCAGTATGGGTATCCTTAATATCCTGGTTGAAGCGGGAGCGACTATCCTCGCGCCAACCTGCGGCGCCTGCGTTGGACTGCACTCCGGTGTCATCGCCGCCGGCCAGAGCTGTGTGTCGACGACCAATCGCAACTTCAAGGGCCGCATGGGCAGCAACGATTCGTTTGTCTACCTCGCTTCGGCGGCTACCGTCGCCGCTTCGGCAATCGAAGGCAAGTTGGCGGATCCGCGGGCTTACCGTAAGGAGGGTCGGACATGA
- a CDS encoding TAXI family TRAP transporter solute-binding subunit — MMKKVSFLVGALLVAMLLVLAGCGGKQDAGQKGPEPAKKVKWAVGTSSSGSGPYKWAVGMANVVNKKQNAVEISAQATAGYNENTVLVAGKEIVLGQQTANDLYMSYHQKGKFANHKEYGDLRFVFALAVEHGHQVVRADSDIKTIPDLKGRKFNINSPATATSTRNEAILEAYGLSRKDFKILELTTAESFNALRDKVIDGTANGYSIGNASLVDLSTSIPVRLLEIGEAEFKKFNALQNNTMQYGVIPGGTYKGQDTDVKTWMGFTVLFAHKDADEQKIYEITKAFWENLDELKKVDAGFKALTKEMAMGGAADVPLHPGAARYFKEAGLLKK, encoded by the coding sequence ATGATGAAAAAGGTTAGTTTCCTGGTTGGTGCTCTGTTGGTTGCCATGTTGCTGGTTCTCGCCGGATGCGGCGGCAAGCAGGATGCCGGCCAGAAAGGCCCGGAGCCGGCCAAGAAGGTCAAGTGGGCGGTCGGCACTTCCAGCTCCGGCTCCGGACCTTATAAGTGGGCGGTAGGGATGGCGAACGTCGTCAATAAGAAACAGAACGCAGTGGAAATCTCCGCCCAGGCAACCGCCGGGTACAACGAGAACACCGTTCTGGTCGCCGGCAAGGAAATCGTCCTTGGTCAGCAGACTGCCAACGATCTGTATATGTCCTACCATCAGAAGGGCAAATTTGCCAACCACAAGGAGTATGGGGACCTGAGGTTCGTGTTCGCCCTGGCTGTGGAACACGGTCACCAGGTGGTGCGGGCCGACTCGGATATCAAGACCATCCCGGATCTGAAGGGCCGGAAGTTCAACATCAATTCGCCGGCCACAGCCACTTCGACCCGCAATGAGGCCATACTCGAAGCCTACGGCCTGTCGCGGAAAGACTTCAAGATACTGGAACTGACCACCGCCGAGTCTTTCAACGCCCTTAGGGACAAAGTTATCGACGGAACGGCCAATGGCTACAGCATCGGCAACGCTTCGCTGGTCGACCTTTCCACCAGCATCCCGGTAAGGCTGCTGGAAATCGGCGAGGCAGAATTCAAGAAATTCAACGCCTTGCAGAACAACACGATGCAATACGGCGTTATCCCCGGCGGCACATACAAGGGCCAGGATACGGACGTCAAGACCTGGATGGGCTTTACCGTTCTCTTTGCTCATAAGGACGCCGACGAGCAAAAAATTTATGAAATTACCAAAGCTTTTTGGGAGAACCTCGACGAACTGAAAAAAGTCGACGCTGGCTTCAAAGCGCTGACAAAAGAGATGGCTATGGGCGGCGCTGCCGACGTTCCCCTGCACCCCGGGGCGGCCAGATACTTTAAAGAGGCCGGCCTGCTGAAGAAATAA
- a CDS encoding PrpF domain-containing protein — MAQQRAFRALVMRGGTSKGLYINENLLPADKEERGKVILRLFGSPDRRQIDGIGGADLLTSKCCVMGPPSRPDADIDYTFVQVGVEMPEVSYDINCGNLSPGAAVYAVREGFVRVTEPITKVRIHNTNLNRVLTAYVPIIDGEPAVDGDYAIDGVPGTGAEVVLDYSETGGGTTGKLLPMGAPTVPVYIPLLGKKVDVSVVDIGNLSAFIKAEDFGMVGTEIPDEAAAKYKLFGQLQEVIADALKLNANLLPFTIVVSKSKEYNTYGTGSKVSADDIDFVARLVHGPVALFKTGVMHKAYPGTASVATSIASLIPGTVVNEVSKADPQKGFVRIGHPSGVIKVEAVVDTSKEVAVKKVLFSRTVRPIMDGYIYIPESFYTAKK, encoded by the coding sequence ATGGCACAACAACGTGCTTTCAGGGCTTTGGTGATGCGCGGCGGCACCAGCAAGGGCTTGTATATCAACGAAAACCTGTTGCCCGCCGACAAGGAAGAAAGGGGCAAGGTAATTCTCCGCCTGTTCGGCAGTCCGGACCGCCGGCAGATCGATGGAATTGGCGGCGCGGATTTGCTTACAAGCAAATGCTGCGTGATGGGACCGCCTTCCCGTCCCGACGCGGATATAGATTATACATTTGTCCAGGTCGGCGTAGAGATGCCGGAAGTCAGCTATGACATCAACTGCGGCAACCTTTCTCCAGGCGCGGCCGTGTATGCCGTACGCGAAGGTTTTGTCCGGGTGACGGAGCCGATTACGAAAGTCCGCATCCACAATACCAACCTCAATCGTGTGCTCACTGCCTATGTCCCGATTATCGACGGCGAACCGGCCGTGGACGGTGACTACGCCATCGACGGCGTGCCGGGAACCGGGGCCGAGGTTGTCCTCGATTACTCCGAAACCGGCGGCGGCACTACAGGTAAACTCCTGCCGATGGGTGCGCCGACGGTGCCGGTGTATATCCCGCTACTGGGGAAAAAAGTCGACGTATCGGTCGTCGATATTGGCAATCTTTCGGCGTTTATTAAGGCCGAGGATTTTGGCATGGTCGGTACGGAAATACCCGATGAAGCGGCTGCGAAATATAAGCTGTTCGGCCAACTGCAGGAGGTTATCGCTGATGCCCTCAAACTCAACGCGAACCTGTTGCCATTTACGATTGTCGTTTCCAAGTCCAAGGAGTACAACACCTATGGCACCGGCAGCAAAGTTTCCGCCGACGATATCGATTTCGTCGCTCGCCTGGTTCATGGGCCGGTGGCGCTCTTCAAAACGGGCGTCATGCACAAAGCCTATCCGGGCACCGCTTCGGTGGCTACTTCGATCGCATCGCTAATCCCTGGGACGGTCGTCAACGAAGTATCCAAAGCCGACCCCCAAAAGGGCTTCGTGCGTATAGGCCACCCCAGCGGGGTGATCAAGGTCGAGGCCGTGGTCGACACCTCCAAGGAGGTCGCCGTCAAGAAAGTTCTCTTCTCGCGGACGGTAAGGCCGATTATGGACGGCTATATCTATATCCCCGAAAGCTTCTATACTGCTAAGAAGTAA
- a CDS encoding CoA transferase, whose protein sequence is MKKGALAGLTVIDLTRVLAGPYCSMLLADMGANVIKIELPRKGDDSRGFYPMVEGESAYYMNLNRNKRSITLDLKTPKGKELFLAMVEKADIVLENYRPGVMERLGLGYEDLKKVNPGIVYGCVSGFGHYGPYKDRAGYDIIGQAMGGLMSTTGWPGGEPTRSGTAIADVLAGISMAVGVLAAYTSKKNTGVGQKVDVALVDSVVSALEIINQIYLVTGRNPERIGNRYEASYPYDSFKAKDGSLVIGAGNDKLYGQLCEVMGRPDLETDERFYTNSVRVANHGELKPIIEDWAKDFTIQEIVDMLLAKGVPVAPINTIEQVAHDPHIAGAREMFVEVDHPKAGHLKITGNQIKLSETPIQIAAAAPLLGQHTQEILQEVLNISVQQYEDLAKQGIF, encoded by the coding sequence ATGAAAAAAGGAGCTCTTGCGGGACTTACCGTAATCGATTTAACCCGCGTTCTGGCCGGGCCCTATTGCTCGATGCTTTTGGCTGATATGGGCGCCAATGTAATCAAGATTGAACTTCCTCGAAAAGGGGACGACAGCCGCGGGTTTTATCCGATGGTCGAGGGCGAAAGCGCTTACTATATGAACCTGAACCGCAACAAGCGAAGCATTACGCTGGATCTGAAGACGCCCAAGGGAAAAGAACTCTTCCTGGCGATGGTCGAAAAAGCTGATATCGTACTCGAGAACTACCGTCCGGGCGTTATGGAAAGATTGGGACTTGGATACGAGGATCTCAAGAAGGTCAACCCTGGGATTGTTTACGGCTGCGTATCCGGGTTTGGCCACTACGGCCCCTATAAGGACCGGGCCGGCTACGACATCATTGGTCAGGCTATGGGCGGCCTGATGAGCACAACCGGCTGGCCGGGCGGGGAACCTACCCGTAGCGGGACCGCTATTGCCGACGTCCTGGCCGGCATCAGCATGGCTGTGGGCGTGTTGGCGGCGTATACCTCCAAGAAGAACACCGGCGTAGGCCAGAAGGTGGATGTCGCTCTCGTCGACTCGGTGGTATCGGCCCTGGAGATCATTAATCAAATATACCTTGTTACAGGAAGAAACCCCGAGAGGATCGGCAATCGCTACGAGGCTTCCTATCCTTACGATTCTTTCAAGGCCAAGGACGGTAGCCTGGTCATCGGCGCCGGCAACGACAAACTCTATGGACAGCTCTGCGAGGTTATGGGCAGACCGGACCTGGAAACAGACGAGAGATTCTACACAAACTCGGTGCGGGTAGCCAACCACGGGGAGCTGAAGCCGATAATAGAGGACTGGGCGAAAGACTTTACCATTCAGGAAATCGTCGATATGCTGCTGGCTAAAGGGGTTCCGGTGGCTCCGATCAACACTATCGAACAGGTGGCTCACGACCCGCATATCGCCGGCGCCCGCGAGATGTTCGTAGAAGTAGACCATCCCAAGGCCGGCCACCTGAAGATTACCGGCAACCAGATCAAACTGAGCGAGACTCCGATACAAATTGCCGCCGCAGCTCCCCTCCTGGGACAGCATACCCAAGAAATTCTCCAGGAAGTACTGAATATATCGGTGCAGCAGTATGAGGATTTGGCTAAACAGGGCATCTTTTAG